The following are encoded in a window of Colius striatus isolate bColStr4 chromosome 25, bColStr4.1.hap1, whole genome shotgun sequence genomic DNA:
- the LOC104555590 gene encoding myosin-6: MAEAVLAALGAAAPFLRLGERERLAATTRPFDPRAECFVPHPREEFVKGKILGRQGGDVTVQTELGETVTVKEADVHPQNPPKFDKMEDMAMLTFLHEPAVLYNLKERYAAWMIYTYSGLFCVTVNPYKWLPVYNAEVVAAYRGKKRSEAPPHIFSISDNAYQNMLTDRENQSILITGESGAGKTVNTKRVIQYFASIAAIGDRKKEATNSSKGTLEDQIIQANPALEAFGNAKTVRNDNSSRFGKFIRIHFGATGKLASADIETYLLEKSRVIFQLKAERNYHIFYQILSNKKPELLEMLLITNNPYDYSYVSQGEVTVASIDDSEELLATESAFDVLGFSAEEKAGVYKLTGAIMHFGNMKFKQKQREEQAEPDGTEDADKSAYLMGLNSADLLKGLCHPRVKVGNEYVTKGQNVQQVYYSIGALAKAVYEKMFNWMVVRINNSLETKQPRQYFIGVLDIAGFEIFDFNSFEQLCINFTNEKLQQFFNHHMFVLEQEEYKKEGIEWEFIDFGMDLQACIDLIEKPMGIMSILEEECMFPKASDMTFKAKLYDNHLGKSANFGKPRNVKGKPEAHFSLVHYAGTVDYNIIGWLEKNKDPLNETVVGLYQKSALKLLASLFSNYAGADTGGDGGKGKGAKKKGSSFQTVSALHRENLNKLMTNLKTTHPHFVRCLIPNERKAPGVMDNPLVMHQLRCNGVLEGIRICRKGFPNRILYGDFRQRYRILNPTAIPEGQFIDSRKGAEKLLGSIDIDHTQYKFGHTKVFFKAGLLGLLEEMRDERLSRIITRIQAQARGQLMRIEFKKILERRDALLVIQWNIRAFMGVKNWPWMKLYFKIKPLLKSAETEKEMQSMKEEFGRLKDALEKSEARRKELEEKMVSMLQEKNDLQLQVQAEQDNLNDAEERCDQLIKNKIQLEAKVKELTERLEDEEEMNAELTAKKRKLEDECSELKKDIDDLELTLAKVEKEKHATENKVKNLTEEMAGLDETIGKLTKEKKALQEAHQQALDDLQAEEDKVNTLTKAKVKLEQQADDLEGSLEQEKKVRMDLERAKRKLEGDLKLTQENIMDLENDKQQLEEKLKKKEFEVHQQNSKIEDEQALAMQLQKKLKELQARIEELEEELEAERTGRAKVEKLRSDLSRELEEISERLEEAGGATSVQLELNKKREAEFQKMRRDLEEATLQHEATAAALRKKHADSMAELGEQIDNLQRVKQKLEKEKSELKLELDDIGSNMEQLLKAKVAMEKVTRTMEDQVAEHRAKLEETQRVLNDTSTQRAKLQTENGELSRQLEEKETLISQLTRGKQSYTQQMEDLKRQLEEEVKAKNALAHALQSARHDCDLLREQYEEETEAKAELQRSLSKANSEVAQWRTKYETDAIQRTEELEEAKKKLAQRLQEAEEAVEAVNAKCSSLEKTKHRLQNEIEDLMADLERSNAAAATLDKKQRNFDKILSEWKQKFEESQTELEASQKEARSLSTELFKLKNAYEESLEHLETFKRENKNLQEEISDLTEQLGAGHKTVHELEKVRKQLDAEKLELQAALEEAEASLEHEEGKILRAQLEFNQVKADYERKLAEKDEEMEQAKRNHLRVVDSLQTSLDAETRSRNEALRLKKKMEGDLNEMEIQLGHANRVAAEAQKQVKTLQGYLKDTQLQLDDVVRANEDLKENIAIVERRNNLLQSELEELRAVVEQTERARKLAEQELLEASERVQLLHSQNTSLINQKKKMEADISQLQTEVEEAIQECRNAEEKAKKAITDAAMMAEELKKEQDTSAHLERMKKNMEQTIKDLQLRLDEAEQLALKGGKKQLQKLEARVRELENELEAEQKRNAESVKGLRKSERRVKELGYQTEEDRKNLVRLQDLVDKLQLKVKAYKRQAEEAEEQANTNLAKFRKAQHELDEAEERADIAESQVNKLRAKSRDIGAKKGLNEE, from the exons ATGGCTGAGGCAGTGCTGGCGGCACTGGGGGCAGCTGCCCCGTTCCTGCGCCTGGGCGAGCGCGAGCGGCTGGCAGCCACCACCAGGCCCTTTGACCCCCGCGCTGAGTGCTTCGTCCCCCACCCTCGTGAGGAGTTTGTCAAGGGCAAGATCCTGGGCAGGCAGGGGGGAGACGTCACCGTCCAGACCGAGCTGGGGGAG ACAGTGACCGTGAAGGAGGCCGATGTGCACCCCCAGAACCCGCCCAAGTTTGACAAGATGGAGGACATGGCCATGCTGACCTTCCTCCACGAGCCCGCTGTCCTCTACAACCTCAAGGAGCGTTACGCTGCCTGGATGATCTAT ACCTACTCGGGGCTCTTCTGCGTGACCGTCAACCCCTACAAGTGGTTGCCCGTCTACAACGCCGAGGTGGTGGCTGCCTACCGGGGCAAGAAGCGGAGCGAAGCTCCTCCCCACATCTTCTCCATCTCTGACAACGCCTACCAGAACATGCTGACGG ACCGAGAGAATCAGTCCATCCTCATCAC TGGAGAATCCGGGGCGGGGAAGACGGTCAACACCAAGAGGGTCATCCAGTACTTTGCCAGCATCGCTGCCATCGGCGACCGCAAGAAGGAGGCCACCAATAGCAGCAAG GGCACCCTGGAGGACCAGATCATCCAGGCCAACCCCGCCTTGGAGGCCTTCGGGAACGCCAAGACTGTCCGCAACGACAACTCCTCCCGATTT GGCAAGTTCATCCGGATCCACTTCGGGGCCACTGGGAAATTGGCATCGGCTGACATCGAGACCT ATCTCCTGGAGAAGTCCCGTGTTATCTTCCAGCTGAAAGCTGAGAGGAACTACCACATCTTCTACCAGATCCTGTCCAACAagaagccagagctgctgg AGATGCTTCTCATCACCAACAACCCTTACGACTACAGCTACGTCTCCCAAGGAGAGGTGACTGTGGCCTCCATCGACGACTCGGAAGAGCTGTTGGCAACTGAG AGCGCTTTCGATGTCCTGGGCTTCAGTGCTGAGGAGAAAGCCGGTGTCTACAAGCTGACGGGTGCCATCATGCACTTTGGCAACATGAAGTTCAAGCAGAAGCAACGGGAGGAGCAGGCGGAGCCGGACGGCACCGAAG ATGCCGACAAGTCAGCCTACCTGATGGGTCTGAACTCAGCTGATCTCCTCAAGGGATTGTGCCACCCCCGGGTCAAGGTGGGCAATGAGTACGTCACCAAGGGGCAGAATGTCCAGCAGGTTTACTACTCCATTGGGGCTTTGGCCAAGGCTGTCTACGAGAAGATGTTCAACTGGATGGTGGTGAGGATCAACAACTCGCTGGAGACCAAGCAACCACGGCAGTACTTCATCGGTGTGCTGGACATCGCCGGCTTCGAGATCTTCGAT TTCAACAGCTTCGAGCAGCTCTGCATCAACTTCACCaatgagaagctgcagcagttCTTCAACCACCACATGTtcgtgctggagcaggaggagtaCAAGAAGGAGGGGATTGAGTGGGAGTTCATTGACTTTGGCATGGACCTGCAGGCCTGCATCGACCTCATCGAGAAG cccaTGGGGATCATGTCCATCCTGGAGGAGGAGTGCATGTTCCCCAAGGCCTCGGACATGACCTTCAAGGCCAAGCTCTACGATAACCACCTGGGCAAGTCGGCCAACTTTGGGAAGCCACGCAATGTCAAGGGCAAGCCCGAGGCCCACTTCTCACTCGTGCACTATGCTGGCACGGTGGACTACAACATCATTGGATGGCTGGAGAAGAACAAGGACCCCCTCAATGAGACGGTGGTGGGGCTTTACCAGAAATCAGCCCTCAAGCTCTTGGCCAGCCTCTTCTCGAACTACGCTGGTGCAGACAcag GTGGTGAcggagggaaggggaaaggggccaAGAAGAAAGGTTCCTCCTTCCAGACCGTCTCAGCTCTGCATCGG GAGAACCTCAACAAGCTGATGACCAACCTCAAGACCACCCATCCCCACTTTGTCCGCTGCCTCATCCCCAATGAGCGGAAAGCACCAG GCGTGATGGACAATCCCCTGGTGATGCACCAGCTCCGCTGCAACGGGGTGCTGGAGGGCATCCGCATCTGCCGCAAGGGCTTCCCCAACCGCATCCTCTATGGGGACTTCCGACAGCG GTACCGGATCCTGAACCCCACAGCCATCCCTGAGGGCCAGTTCATCGACAGCCGCAAAGGCGCCGAGAAGCTCCTGGGCTCCATTGACATCGACCACACACAGTACAAGTTTGGTCACACCAAG GTCTTTTTCaaggctgggctgctggggctgctggaggagatgCGAGACGAGCGCCTGTCTCGCATCATCACCCGCATCCAGGCTCAGGCCCGGGGACAGCTCATGCGCATCGAGTTCAAGAAGATCCTGGAGCGTCG GGATGCACTGCTGGTGATCCAATGGAACATCAGGGCCTTCATGGGGGTGAAGAACTGGCCATGGATGAAGCTCTACTTCAAGATCAAGCCCTTGCTGAAGAGTGCTGAGACGGAGAAGGAGATGCAG AGCATGAAGGAGGAGTTTGGGCGGCTGAAGGACGCCCTGGAGAAGTCAGAGGCCCGGcggaaggagctggaggagaagatGGTCTCCATGCTTCAGGAGAAGAATGACCTTCAGCTCCAAGTGCAGGCT GAGCAGGACAACCTGAATGACGCCGAGGAGCGCTGCGACCAGCTGATCAAGAACAAGATCCAGCTGGAGGCCAAGGTGAAGGAGCTGACGGAGCGGCTCGAGGACGAGGAGGAGATGAACGCTGAGCTGACAGCCAAGAAGAGGAAGCTGGAGGATGAGTGCTCAGAGCTGAAGAAGGACATTGATGACCTAGAGCTGACGCTGGCCAAAGTGGAGAAGGAGAAACATGCCACCGAGAACAAG GTCAAGAACCTCACAGAGGAGatggctgggctggatgagacCATCGGCAAGCTGACAAAGGAGAAGAAGGCCCTGCAAGAAGCTCACCAGCAAGCACTAGACGACCTGCAGGCAGAGGAAGACAAAGTCAACACCCTGACCAAAGCCAAAGTCAAGCTGGAACAGCAGGCAGATGAT CTCGAAGGCTccttggagcaggagaagaaggTCCGGATGGACCTGGAACGGGCTAAGAGGAAGCTGGAAGGCGACTTGAAGTTGACCCAGGAGAACATCATGGACCTGGAGAATgacaagcagcagctggaggagaagcTCAAGAA AAAAGAGTTTGAGGTCCACCAGCAGAACAGCAAGATCGAGGACGAGCAGGCTCTGGCCATGCAGCTCcagaagaagctgaaagagctgcag GCGCGCAtcgaggagctggaggaggagctggaggcggAGCGGACAGGCAGGGCCAAGGTGGAGAAGCTGCGCTCGGACCTGTCGCGGGAGCTGGAGGAGATCAGCGAGCGTCTGGAGGAGGCGGGTGGTGCCACGTCGGTGCAGCTGGAGCTCAACAAGAAGCGGGAGGCTGAGTTCCAGAAGATGCGTCGGGACCTGGAGGAGGCGACGCTGCAGCACGAGGCCACGGCTGCCGCGCTGCGCAAGAAGCACGCCGACAGCATGGCCGAGCTCGGTGAGCAGATCGACAACCTGCAGCGCGTCAagcagaagctggagaaggaaaagagtgaGCTCAAGCTGGAGCTGGATGACATTGGTTCCAACATGGAGCAGCTCCTCAAGGCCAAG GTGGCCATGGAGAAGGTCACCCGCACCATGGAGGACCAGGTGGCTGAGCACCGGGCCAAGCTGGAGGAGACCCAACGAGTCCTCAATGACACAAGCACCCAACGGGCCAAGCTCCAGACCGAGAATG GAGAGCTGTCCCGCcagctggaggagaaggagacCCTCATCTCTCAGCTCACCCGGGGCAAGCAGTCCTACACCCAGCAGATGGAAGACCTGAAGAGGCAGTTGGAGGAGGAAGTGAAG GCCAAAAATGCACTGGCCCATGCGCTGCAGTCGGCCCGGCACGACTGCGACCTGCTGCGGGAGCAGTACGAGGAGGAGACGGAGGCCAAGGCCGAGCTCCAGCGCTCACTCTCCAAGGCCAACTCCGAGGTGGCCCAGTGGAGAACCAAGTACGAAACAGACGCCATCCAGCGCAccgaggagctggaggaggccaA GAAGAAGCTGGCCCAGCGGCTGCAGGAGGCCGAGGAGGCAGTGGAGGCTGTTAACGCCAAGTGCTCTTCCCTGGAGAAGACCAAGCACCGTCTGCAGAACGAGATCGAGGACCTGATGGCAGACCTGGAGCGGTCGAACGCGGCCGCCGCCACCCTGGACAAGAAGCAAAGGAACTTTGACAAG ATTTTGTCTGAGTGGAAGCAGAAGTTCGAGGAGTCGCAGACGGAGCTGGAGGCATCACAGAAGGAGGCCAGGTCCCTCAGCACTGAGCTCTTCAAACTGAAGAACGCCTATGAGGAGTCGCTTGAGCACCTGGAGACCTTCAAGAGGGAGAACAAGAACCTCCAAG AGGAGATCTCGGACCTCACCGAGCAGCTGGGCGCTGGCCACAAGACTGTCCATGAGCTGGAGAAGGTCCGCAAGCAGCTGGACGCTGAGAAGCTGGAGCTTCAGGCAgcgctggaggaggctgag GCCTCCCTGGAGCATGAGGAGGGCAAGATCCTGAGGGCCCAGCTGGAGTTCAACCAGGTCAAGGCTGACTACGAGCGCAAGCTGGCCGAGAAGGACGAGGAGATGGAGCAGGCCAAGCGCAACCACCTGCGGGTGGTGGACTCGCTGCAGACCTCGCTGGACGCCGAGACCCGCAGCCGCAACGAGGCCCTCAGGCtgaagaagaagatggagggCGACCTCAACGAGATGGAGATCCAGCTGGGCCACGCCAACCGCGTGGCTGCTGAGGCCCAGAAGCAAGTCAAGACCTTGCAGGGCTACCTCAAG GACACCCAGCTGCAGTTGGATGATGTGGTGCGGGCCAATGAGGACCTGAAGGAGAACATCGCCATCGTGGAGCGGAGGAACAACCTCCTGCAGTcggagctggaggagctgcgaGCCGTGGTGGAACAGACCGAGAGGGCCCGCAAGTTGGccgagcaggagctgctggaggccaGTGAGAGGGTCCAGCTCCTCCACTCGCAG AACACCAGCCTCATCAAccagaagaagaagatggaggccgacatctcccagctgcagacTGAGGTGGAAGAGGCCATCCAAGAGTGCAGGAACGCTGAGGagaaggccaagaaggccatcACCGAT GCGGCCATGATGGCGGAGGAGCTGAAGAAGGAGCAGGACACCAGCGCCCACCTGGAGCGGATGAAGAAGAACATGGAGCAGACCATCAAGGACCTGCAGCTGCGTCTGGACGAAGCTGAGCAGTTGGCCCTCAAGGGGGGcaagaagcagctgcagaagctggAGGCCCgcgtgagggagctggagaACGAGCTGGAGGCCGAGCAGAAGCGCAACGCCGAGAGCGTGAAGGGCCTGCGCAAGTCCGAGCGGCGCGTCAAGGAGCTCGGCTACCAG ACCGAGGAGGACCGCAAGAACCTGGTCCGGCTCCAGGACCTGGTGGACAAGCTCCAGCTGAAGGTCAAGGCCTACAAGCGCCAGGCAGAGGAGGCG GAGGAACAGGCCAACACCAACCTGGCCAAGTTCCGGAAGGCGCAGCATGAGCTGGATGAGGCAGAGGAACGCGCCGACATCGCCGAGTCCCAGGTCAACAAGCTGCGGGCCAAGAGCCGCGACATCGGAGCCAAG AAAGGACTCAATGAGGAGTGA